From Lysobacter auxotrophicus, the proteins below share one genomic window:
- a CDS encoding pyridoxal-phosphate dependent enzyme, translating to MNDIAASTPVFDDVLAAAARIAPHAHVTPVLRSRTLDALAGCELHFKAEHLQRAGAFKFRGACNAIWSLDEATAARGVVTHSSGNHGAALALAARTRGVACHVVVPEGAVTAKLAAIEAYGATLHRCAPTIAAREARCAELQADLGAELVHPYTDARVIAGQGTAALELLCWRERFDAVIVPVGGGGLAAGTALSVAARSPGTRLYLAEPAGAAETFASLQRGERVTDFTPNTVCDGLRGTLGDINFRMLRDHDARVLTVDDAETVAAMRLFWQRTKQIVEPSSAVTLAAVLKHAGLFAGQRVGVVLSGGNVDPDALPGLFAA from the coding sequence ATGAACGACATCGCCGCTTCCACGCCCGTCTTCGATGACGTCCTCGCCGCGGCCGCGCGGATCGCGCCGCACGCGCACGTCACCCCGGTCCTGCGCTCGCGCACGCTCGATGCGCTGGCCGGCTGCGAACTGCACTTCAAGGCCGAACACCTGCAGCGCGCGGGCGCCTTCAAGTTCCGCGGCGCGTGCAACGCGATCTGGTCGTTGGACGAGGCAACCGCGGCACGCGGCGTGGTCACGCATTCCTCCGGCAACCACGGTGCCGCGCTCGCGCTGGCGGCACGCACGCGCGGCGTCGCCTGCCACGTCGTCGTGCCCGAAGGCGCGGTGACGGCGAAGCTCGCCGCGATCGAAGCCTACGGCGCCACCCTGCACCGCTGCGCGCCGACCATCGCCGCACGCGAAGCCCGTTGCGCCGAACTCCAGGCCGACCTCGGCGCCGAACTCGTGCACCCCTACACCGACGCCCGCGTGATCGCCGGCCAAGGCACCGCGGCACTGGAGCTGCTGTGTTGGCGGGAGCGATTCGACGCGGTGATCGTGCCCGTCGGCGGCGGCGGTCTCGCGGCCGGTACGGCGCTGAGCGTCGCCGCGCGATCGCCCGGCACCCGGCTCTACCTGGCCGAACCCGCCGGCGCCGCGGAGACCTTCGCCTCGCTCCAGCGCGGCGAGCGCGTCACCGACTTCACCCCGAACACCGTTTGCGACGGCCTGCGCGGCACGCTGGGCGACATCAACTTCCGCATGCTCCGCGACCACGACGCGCGCGTGCTGACGGTGGACGACGCCGAGACCGTCGCGGCGATGCGCCTGTTCTGGCAGCGGACGAAGCAGATCGTCGAGCCGTCGTCGGCGGTCACGCTGGCCGCCGTCCTGAAGCACGCCGGGCTGTTCGCGGGGCAACGCGTCGGCGTGGTGCTGTCGGGGGGCAACGTCGACCCGGATGCGCTGCCGGGGCTGTTCGCGGCCTGA
- a CDS encoding ArnT family glycosyltransferase: MRQLLRSPALWTAAFAVALALAFLGSRGIWDPDEGRYTNVALNMLDSGDWLNPRRNDEVGHWTKPPLTYWAIASSILVFGTNTWAARLPIALSYLLCVWLSWRIAARLSPGSQQAAAIAYATMLLPFGASQLITTDFLLSACIALAMWAFVEARFSTTRHPRKWIALMWIALAAAFVTKGPAGLFPLPVVLLFDYLMPGRREHRVLQWSGLVLFALLALPWYLAVFHGNPGLFSYFVGDEMVNRVTTNEFGRHAEWYGWIEIYVPTLIVGTLPWTPALWRWARGLPAMVRPWWRDPQRRQRDAHWVFLALWLLLPLVVFCIARSRMPLYLLPVFVPIAVIVALQRSREGRALPAWPKLLAWAVLLVIAKAATAYWPTHKNAEAWAHAIFERAPGPVHEIVFVEDMARYGLHLELGRGTEIEKISLDTLQGSRFNPEYDEPLAVELGEHEHGVVWVAKLSDWPVVRARIEGYGYRAIVLGTPFERRVLFRVEPES, from the coding sequence ATGCGCCAACTCCTTCGATCGCCCGCGCTGTGGACCGCCGCCTTCGCGGTGGCGCTGGCGCTCGCGTTCCTGGGTTCGCGCGGCATCTGGGACCCGGATGAGGGCCGCTACACCAACGTCGCGCTCAACATGCTCGACAGCGGCGACTGGCTCAATCCGCGCCGCAACGACGAAGTCGGCCACTGGACCAAGCCGCCGCTGACGTATTGGGCCATCGCCTCCAGCATCCTGGTCTTCGGTACCAACACCTGGGCCGCGCGGCTGCCGATCGCGCTGTCGTACCTGCTGTGCGTGTGGCTGTCGTGGCGTATCGCGGCGCGGCTGTCGCCCGGTTCGCAGCAGGCCGCGGCCATCGCCTACGCGACGATGCTGCTTCCCTTCGGCGCCTCGCAGCTGATCACCACCGACTTCCTGCTCAGCGCATGCATCGCGTTGGCGATGTGGGCGTTCGTCGAAGCGCGCTTCTCGACGACGCGGCATCCGCGAAAGTGGATCGCGCTGATGTGGATCGCGCTGGCGGCGGCGTTCGTGACGAAAGGACCGGCCGGGTTGTTCCCGCTGCCGGTCGTGCTGTTGTTCGATTACCTGATGCCCGGGCGACGCGAACATCGCGTGCTGCAGTGGTCGGGGCTGGTGTTGTTCGCCCTGCTCGCGTTGCCGTGGTATTTGGCAGTATTCCACGGCAATCCCGGGCTGTTCTCGTATTTCGTCGGCGACGAGATGGTCAACCGCGTGACCACGAACGAGTTCGGCCGGCACGCCGAGTGGTACGGCTGGATCGAGATCTACGTGCCCACACTGATCGTCGGGACGTTGCCGTGGACGCCGGCGCTGTGGCGCTGGGCGCGCGGGCTGCCTGCGATGGTGCGGCCGTGGTGGCGCGATCCGCAGCGTCGCCAGCGCGACGCGCACTGGGTGTTCCTCGCGCTATGGCTGCTGTTGCCGCTGGTGGTGTTCTGCATCGCGCGTTCGCGCATGCCGTTGTACCTGCTGCCGGTGTTCGTGCCGATCGCGGTGATCGTCGCCTTGCAGCGCTCGCGCGAAGGGCGCGCCCTGCCCGCGTGGCCGAAGCTGCTCGCGTGGGCGGTGTTGCTTGTGATCGCGAAAGCGGCAACGGCCTACTGGCCGACGCACAAGAACGCCGAAGCGTGGGCGCACGCGATCTTCGAACGCGCGCCCGGACCGGTACACGAGATCGTCTTCGTCGAGGACATGGCGCGTTACGGACTGCACCTGGAACTCGGCCGGGGCACAGAGATCGAGAAGATCTCGCTCGATACGCTGCAGGGATCGCGTTTCAACCCCGAATACGACGAACCGCTCGCCGTCGAACTGGGCGAGCACGAACACGGCGTGGTGTGGGTTGCGAAGCTCAGCGACTGGCCCGTCGTGCGCGCGCGCATCGAGGGCTATGGCTACCGCGCGATCGTGCTGGGAACGCCGTTCGAACGGCGCGTGCTGTTCCGGGTCGAACCGGAGTCCTGA
- a CDS encoding ketosteroid isomerase-related protein, with product MKIDGTRTNDRATELILAYYAAFNRGDWDGMLALLGDQVVHDLNQGPRETGREAFSAFLQRMHRSYREQLHDIVVMVSPDGARAAAEYIVHGEYLADDTGLPAARGQKYVLPGGAFFELRDGRIHRVTNYYNLEDWIAQVR from the coding sequence ATGAAGATCGACGGCACCCGCACCAACGACCGCGCCACGGAACTGATCCTGGCCTACTACGCCGCATTCAATCGCGGCGACTGGGACGGCATGCTCGCGCTGCTCGGCGACCAGGTGGTGCACGATCTCAACCAGGGCCCGCGCGAAACCGGCCGCGAGGCGTTTTCGGCGTTCCTGCAGCGCATGCATCGCAGCTATCGCGAGCAGCTGCACGACATCGTGGTGATGGTGTCGCCCGATGGTGCGCGCGCGGCGGCCGAGTACATCGTGCATGGCGAATACCTCGCCGACGACACCGGGCTTCCCGCCGCGCGCGGGCAGAAGTACGTGCTGCCGGGCGGCGCATTCTTCGAGCTGCGCGACGGCCGCATCCATCGCGTGACCAATTACTACAACCTCGAGGACTGGATCGCGCAGGTCCGGTAA